The Astyanax mexicanus isolate ESR-SI-001 chromosome 7, AstMex3_surface, whole genome shotgun sequence genome has a window encoding:
- the pprc1 gene encoding peroxisome proliferator-activated receptor gamma coactivator-related protein 1 isoform X1 — protein sequence MAARWGTGEEILNPCNMEYFSTANLDEAEILQDGLCGLQHHGLDTGDTLEALQSCLDPSILSIFEQGPNGEVKIDLDDESEATLLTALTDILDNVDDSNLSPFDTLPDASLKISLSRSPPEKESLLSSRQFSGKTLPFTTNGFLQRCDSEEDDSFSMLKHDLSVSSIEESDFCLPMILEQDGQSMSITLGELVKHIHPCSMTVCVDGEQQLLPEGGIVLEVVDNGEHGEPILAIPDISAPLSLSSLDPIEEEQRVPEKSPQKVCKPELTPEEDAISSGIVKDDSIGNVINEHPKKESSKKCQSKKKKKEKMEETQPVERRVLRSTSHKKPVEEPKKEPEKELKKKKKKVTFAPAPTVNVSEVEKSSEVKTEAKPTKENPSAVLISDTPTTQVLPVVAFAEVMEPVPEEKQPPTAVPLEKSGEIDVPYKEEPAVSQLKEPKPKSLSLQQYRLLRQNKKPPPPEKTGDNSTKWPLLPEAPRELPPIPCLPDPNLRDPRRTATTPVKKELTPEIMPAWQPRGPAAPPTPEALLVPPASMLASSRKTEPPKPVCPSPTKPAENLPAATTHHPSPSVQPNPQNLPISSLPENTIPSKVSPAAKQTPLETPSLLVATTNGAAGQAKCLQDNALTSDQALKLTSSVLPVKVEGVSKPQTMTEITTITTTNVQTPNVVPIKPNAAVPLKSVADQRVGAPVPESGKLTLSVSVSKPTVGSQRPLAPIAAQPFTSAPIQARIVKLAEQMRLASTPVPKAKSTTAELIESFTSEIGIEASDLISLLEQFEETQPKEKQSVPEVCGRAAAVGNSSVEQHAETKALKKASSPDLGSTAGLTPPATPPHQMWKPLAPVALLGNPKKSEMLKPTLTKAIQIEPRPLPAGKIPSRPQTTVISGPAQPFSLDHDYCFVPKVASQNELGNRWNIKQQSGIVIKSVELPLSKQGFKEHESKCITTPAAVESLTRNLKPAQPPQCKSQSKTELLASTITVTPDASPNASPDRMDSECSLQDEEGSRHHRLKEYTKRSPSPYHNKRGRSRRTYRKRLHSSSGSRSSSSESSRSCSHSPAKKRCRPGRSGGSSRSPSRYRARSRSFSRSPSPCRRRYSYSSSCSGSWSQSRSRSRSRSRSYSRSRSRSPANRHSHWNTRLSPREVDHHYDSRENNEQMNWRKEKAIEERRVVYVGRIHGGMTRKELRERFSYFGEIEDCTVHFREKGDNYGFVTYYNTKDAFNAIENGSKIRQSNELPFDLCFGGRRQFCKTGYADLDSNQDFEPAPAKRKFDALDFDTLLKQAQRNLKR from the exons ATGGCGGCACGCTGGGGAACAGGCGAGGAGATATTAAACCCCTGTAACATGGAGTATTTTTCAACAGCAAATCTAGACGAG GCAGAAATACTCCAAGATGGGCTATGTGGCCTGCAGCACCATGGCTTAGACACTGGAGACACCCTTGAAGCCTTACAGAGCTGCTTGGATCCATCCATTTTGTCAATCTTTGAACAAGGCCCAAATGGAGAG gtCAAAATTGATCTTGATGACGAAAGCGAGGCAACACTGCTTACAGCACTTACTGACATACTTGACAATGTAGATGATTCAAACCTTTCTCCTTTTGACACTCTACCTGATGCATCA CTAAAGATAAGTCTTTCGCGTTCTCCTCCGGAAAAAGAGTCTCTGCTGAGTTCaagacagttttcaggaaag ACACTTCCTTTTACCACTAATGGATTTTTGCAAAGATGTGATTCTGAGGAAGATGATAGTTTTTCCATGCTTAAACATGATTTAAGTGTATCTTCAATAGAGGAATCTGACTTCTGCCTTCCCATGATCTTGGAGCAGGATGGACAGAGCATGTCCATTACATTGGGTGAGCTGGTCAAGCACATCCACCCATGCTCCATGACTGTATGTGTGGATGGAGAGCAGCAACTACTGCCTGAAGGAGGAATTGTGCTGGAGGTGGTGGATAATGGAGAACATGGAGAGCCTATTTTGGCCATCCCGGACATTAGtgcccccctttctctctctagctTGGACCCTATAGAGGAAGAACAAAGAGTCCCAGAGAAAAGCCCACAAAAGGTGTGTAAGCCAGAGCTCACCCCAGAAGAGGATGCCATCTCTTCTGGAATTGTCAAAGATGACAGCATTGGGAATGTAATAAATGAACATCCAAAGAAAGAGTCTTCTAAAAAATGtcaatcaaaaaagaaaaaaaaagaaaaaatggaagAAACCCAACCTGTTGAACGAAGAGTATTAAGGAGTACATCTCATAAAAAGCCAGTCGAAGAGCCCAAAAAGGAACCTGAAAAGGagctaaagaagaagaagaaaaaggtcaCATTTGCTCCTGCCCCTACTGTAAATGTGTCTGAAGTTGAAAAATCCTCTGAGGTGAAAACTGAGGCAAAGCCTACAAAGGAGAACCCTTCTGCTGTTTTAATTTCTGACACACCCACAACTCAAGTCCTACCAGTAGTAGCTTTTGCTGAAGTCATGGAGCCTGTCCCTGAAGAAAAACAACCACCAACTGCAGTACCTCTTGAAAAAAGTGGAGAAATTGATGTGCCTTATAAAGAGGAGCCTGCAGTCAGTCAGCTAAAAGAGCCCAAACCGAAGTCACTCAGTTTACAACAATACCGTCTTCTTCGTCAGAACAAGAAACCACCACCTCCAGAGAAGACTGGTGACAACAGCACTAAATGGCCCTTGTTGCCAGAAGCACCCAGAGAGCTTCCTCCAATCCCCTGTCTACCTGACCCCAACCTTAGAGACCCACGTCGTACAGCCACCACTCCTGTGAAGAAGGAGCTTACCCCTGAAATCATGCCAGCATGGCAGCCAAGAGGCCCTGCAGCACCCCCAACTCCTGAGGCCTTGCTAGTTCCGCCAGCATCAATGCTGGCTTCCTCTAGAAAAACAGAGCCTCCTAAACCAGTCTGTCCTTCCCCAACTAAACCTGCAGAAAATTTACCCGCAGCCACCACCCATCACCCAAGTCCCTCAGTGCAACCCAACCCACAGAATCTACCCATCTCCAGTTTGCCAGAGAACACTATTCCCAGTAAGGTTTCTCCAGCTGCTAAGCAGACTCCACTTGAAACTCCATCACTACTAGTTGCCACCACAAATGGTGCTGCTGGACAAGCTAAGTGTTTACAAGATAATGCTTTGACATCTGATCAAGCGCTAAAGTTGACTTCATCAGTTCTTCCTGTTAAGGTCGAGGGAGTCTCTAAACCTCAGACTATGACTGAAATCACCACTATAACCACTACAAATGTTCAAACCCCTAATGTTGTTCCTATTAAACCTAATGCTGCTGTGCCTCTAAAGAGTGTAGCTGACCAGAGAGTGGGAGCTCCAGTACCTGAATCAGGAAAGCTTACCCTGTCTGTCAGCGTTTCCAAGCCTACTGTAGGATCCCAGCGTCCTCTTGCACCCATAGCTGCTCAGCCGTTCACGTCTGCTCCAATTCAGGCCAGAATTGTAAAGCTGGCCGAGCAGATGAGGTTGGCTTCTACTCCGGTTCCTAAAGCGAAAAGCACCACCGCAGAGCTGATTGAGTCCTTCACAAGTGAAATTG GTATTGAAGCTTCTGACCTCATCAGTCTGTTGGAGCAGTTTGAAGAAACTCAAC CTAAAGAGAAGCAGAGTGTACCGGAGGTCTGTGGTAGAGCAGCTGCTGTAGGAAACTCCAG TGTGGAGCAGCATGCGGAAACCAAGGCCCTTAAGAAAGCTTCCAGTCCCGACTTGGGTAGCACCGCAG GCCTTACTCCACCAGCTACGCCTCCTCATCAGATGTGGAAGCCCTTGGCACCTGTTGCATTATTAGGAAACCCGAAAAAGTCTGAAATGCTCAAACCAACTCTAACCAAGGCCATTCAAATAGAGCCCCGGCCTCTTCCAGCAGGCAAGATACCCAGCAGGCCTCAGACAACGGTTATTTCAGGACCCGCCCAGCCATTTTCTCTAGATCATGATTACTGCTTTGTCCCCAAGGTAGCGTCCCAGAATGAGCTTGGTAATCGTTGGAACATCAAACAACAGTCGGGCATTGTCATTAAATCTGTCGAGCTGCCGTTATCCAAGCAGGGATTCAAAGAGCATGAATCCAAATGTATTACAACCCCTGCTGCTGTTGAAAGCCTTACGAGAAATCTCAAACCTGCTCAGCCTCCACAGTGTAAGAGTCAGTCCAAAACAGAGCTCTTGGCCAGCACCATCACGGTTACTCCAGATGCTTCTCCGAACGCTTCTCCAGACAGGATGGATTCTGAGTGCTCTTTGCAGGATGAGGAAGGCAGCAGACACCATAGGTTGAAAGAATACACCAAACGTTCTCCCAGTCCATACCACAACAAGAGAGGGCGTTCCAGAAGAACGTATCGAAAACGGCTACATAGCAGTTCTGGATCTAGGTCTAGCAGCTCTGAATCCTCCAGGTCATGCTCACACTCACCTGCCAAGAAAAG GTGTAGGCCTGGACGTTCTGGTGGCAGTTCAAGGTCACCTTCAAGATATCGTGCACGCTCCCGCTCTTTCTCGCGATCACCTTCTCCATGCCGGCGCAGATATTCCTATTCCAGTTCCTGCTCTGGGTCCTGGAGCCAAAGCCGATCCAGATCTAGATCTCGCTCTCGGTCTTATTCCCGTTCCCGCTCTCGCTCTCCTGCTAACAGACATAGTCACTGGAACACTCGTTTGAG CCCTAGAGAGGTGGACCATCACTATGATTCGAGAGAAAATAATGAGCAAATGAATTGGCGCAAAGAGAAAGCCATT GAGGAAAGGAGAGTAGTTTATGTTGGACGCATTCATGGGGGTATGACCCGTAAAGAGCTAAGGGAGCGCTTCTCATACTTTGGAGAGATAGAGGACTGCACTGTGCactttagagagaaagg AGACAACTATGGTTTTGTCACATACTACAACACCAAGGATGCATTTAATGCGATTGAGAATGGAAGCAAGATACGACAGTCAAATGAGCTTCCATTTGATCTGTGCTTCGGAGGCAGGAGACAGTTTTGCAAAACTGGCTATGCTGATCTGG ATTCAAATCAGGATTTTGAACCAGCACCGGCAAAGCGCAAGTTTGATGCACTAGACTTTGACACTTTACTTAAGCAGGCTCAGAGGAATTTAAAAAGGTAA
- the pprc1 gene encoding peroxisome proliferator-activated receptor gamma coactivator-related protein 1 isoform X2 codes for MAARWGTGEEILNPCNMEYFSTANLDEQAEILQDGLCGLQHHGLDTGDTLEALQSCLDPSILSIFEQGPNGEVKIDLDDESEATLLTALTDILDNVDDSNLSPFDTLPDASLKISLSRSPPEKESLLSSRQFSGKTLPFTTNGFLQRCDSEEDDSFSMLKHDLSVSSIEESDFCLPMILEQDGQSMSITLGELVKHIHPCSMTVCVDGEQQLLPEGGIVLEVVDNGEHGEPILAIPDISAPLSLSSLDPIEEEQRVPEKSPQKVCKPELTPEEDAISSGIVKDDSIGNVINEHPKKESSKKCQSKKKKKEKMEETQPVERRVLRSTSHKKPVEEPKKEPEKELKKKKKKVTFAPAPTVNVSEVEKSSEVKTEAKPTKENPSAVLISDTPTTQVLPVVAFAEVMEPVPEEKQPPTAVPLEKSGEIDVPYKEEPAVSQLKEPKPKSLSLQQYRLLRQNKKPPPPEKTGDNSTKWPLLPEAPRELPPIPCLPDPNLRDPRRTATTPVKKELTPEIMPAWQPRGPAAPPTPEALLVPPASMLASSRKTEPPKPVCPSPTKPAENLPAATTHHPSPSVQPNPQNLPISSLPENTIPSKVSPAAKQTPLETPSLLVATTNGAAGQAKCLQDNALTSDQALKLTSSVLPVKVEGVSKPQTMTEITTITTTNVQTPNVVPIKPNAAVPLKSVADQRVGAPVPESGKLTLSVSVSKPTVGSQRPLAPIAAQPFTSAPIQARIVKLAEQMRLASTPVPKAKSTTAELIESFTSEIGIEASDLISLLEQFEETQPKEKQSVPEVCGRAAAVGNSSVEQHAETKALKKASSPDLGSTAGLTPPATPPHQMWKPLAPVALLGNPKKSEMLKPTLTKAIQIEPRPLPAGKIPSRPQTTVISGPAQPFSLDHDYCFVPKVASQNELGNRWNIKQQSGIVIKSVELPLSKQGFKEHESKCITTPAAVESLTRNLKPAQPPQCKSQSKTELLASTITVTPDASPNASPDRMDSECSLQDEEGSRHHRLKEYTKRSPSPYHNKRGRSRRTYRKRLHSSSGSRSSSSESSRSCSHSPAKKRCRPGRSGGSSRSPSRYRARSRSFSRSPSPCRRRYSYSSSCSGSWSQSRSRSRSRSRSYSRSRSRSPANRHSHWNTRLSPREVDHHYDSRENNEQMNWRKEKAIEERRVVYVGRIHGGMTRKELRERFSYFGEIEDCTVHFREKGDNYGFVTYYNTKDAFNAIENGSKIRQSNELPFDLCFGGRRQFCKTGYADLDSNQDFEPAPAKRKFDALDFDTLLKQAQRNLKR; via the exons ATGGCGGCACGCTGGGGAACAGGCGAGGAGATATTAAACCCCTGTAACATGGAGTATTTTTCAACAGCAAATCTAGACGAG CAGGCAGAAATACTCCAAGATGGGCTATGTGGCCTGCAGCACCATGGCTTAGACACTGGAGACACCCTTGAAGCCTTACAGAGCTGCTTGGATCCATCCATTTTGTCAATCTTTGAACAAGGCCCAAATGGAGAG gtCAAAATTGATCTTGATGACGAAAGCGAGGCAACACTGCTTACAGCACTTACTGACATACTTGACAATGTAGATGATTCAAACCTTTCTCCTTTTGACACTCTACCTGATGCATCA CTAAAGATAAGTCTTTCGCGTTCTCCTCCGGAAAAAGAGTCTCTGCTGAGTTCaagacagttttcaggaaag ACACTTCCTTTTACCACTAATGGATTTTTGCAAAGATGTGATTCTGAGGAAGATGATAGTTTTTCCATGCTTAAACATGATTTAAGTGTATCTTCAATAGAGGAATCTGACTTCTGCCTTCCCATGATCTTGGAGCAGGATGGACAGAGCATGTCCATTACATTGGGTGAGCTGGTCAAGCACATCCACCCATGCTCCATGACTGTATGTGTGGATGGAGAGCAGCAACTACTGCCTGAAGGAGGAATTGTGCTGGAGGTGGTGGATAATGGAGAACATGGAGAGCCTATTTTGGCCATCCCGGACATTAGtgcccccctttctctctctagctTGGACCCTATAGAGGAAGAACAAAGAGTCCCAGAGAAAAGCCCACAAAAGGTGTGTAAGCCAGAGCTCACCCCAGAAGAGGATGCCATCTCTTCTGGAATTGTCAAAGATGACAGCATTGGGAATGTAATAAATGAACATCCAAAGAAAGAGTCTTCTAAAAAATGtcaatcaaaaaagaaaaaaaaagaaaaaatggaagAAACCCAACCTGTTGAACGAAGAGTATTAAGGAGTACATCTCATAAAAAGCCAGTCGAAGAGCCCAAAAAGGAACCTGAAAAGGagctaaagaagaagaagaaaaaggtcaCATTTGCTCCTGCCCCTACTGTAAATGTGTCTGAAGTTGAAAAATCCTCTGAGGTGAAAACTGAGGCAAAGCCTACAAAGGAGAACCCTTCTGCTGTTTTAATTTCTGACACACCCACAACTCAAGTCCTACCAGTAGTAGCTTTTGCTGAAGTCATGGAGCCTGTCCCTGAAGAAAAACAACCACCAACTGCAGTACCTCTTGAAAAAAGTGGAGAAATTGATGTGCCTTATAAAGAGGAGCCTGCAGTCAGTCAGCTAAAAGAGCCCAAACCGAAGTCACTCAGTTTACAACAATACCGTCTTCTTCGTCAGAACAAGAAACCACCACCTCCAGAGAAGACTGGTGACAACAGCACTAAATGGCCCTTGTTGCCAGAAGCACCCAGAGAGCTTCCTCCAATCCCCTGTCTACCTGACCCCAACCTTAGAGACCCACGTCGTACAGCCACCACTCCTGTGAAGAAGGAGCTTACCCCTGAAATCATGCCAGCATGGCAGCCAAGAGGCCCTGCAGCACCCCCAACTCCTGAGGCCTTGCTAGTTCCGCCAGCATCAATGCTGGCTTCCTCTAGAAAAACAGAGCCTCCTAAACCAGTCTGTCCTTCCCCAACTAAACCTGCAGAAAATTTACCCGCAGCCACCACCCATCACCCAAGTCCCTCAGTGCAACCCAACCCACAGAATCTACCCATCTCCAGTTTGCCAGAGAACACTATTCCCAGTAAGGTTTCTCCAGCTGCTAAGCAGACTCCACTTGAAACTCCATCACTACTAGTTGCCACCACAAATGGTGCTGCTGGACAAGCTAAGTGTTTACAAGATAATGCTTTGACATCTGATCAAGCGCTAAAGTTGACTTCATCAGTTCTTCCTGTTAAGGTCGAGGGAGTCTCTAAACCTCAGACTATGACTGAAATCACCACTATAACCACTACAAATGTTCAAACCCCTAATGTTGTTCCTATTAAACCTAATGCTGCTGTGCCTCTAAAGAGTGTAGCTGACCAGAGAGTGGGAGCTCCAGTACCTGAATCAGGAAAGCTTACCCTGTCTGTCAGCGTTTCCAAGCCTACTGTAGGATCCCAGCGTCCTCTTGCACCCATAGCTGCTCAGCCGTTCACGTCTGCTCCAATTCAGGCCAGAATTGTAAAGCTGGCCGAGCAGATGAGGTTGGCTTCTACTCCGGTTCCTAAAGCGAAAAGCACCACCGCAGAGCTGATTGAGTCCTTCACAAGTGAAATTG GTATTGAAGCTTCTGACCTCATCAGTCTGTTGGAGCAGTTTGAAGAAACTCAAC CTAAAGAGAAGCAGAGTGTACCGGAGGTCTGTGGTAGAGCAGCTGCTGTAGGAAACTCCAG TGTGGAGCAGCATGCGGAAACCAAGGCCCTTAAGAAAGCTTCCAGTCCCGACTTGGGTAGCACCGCAG GCCTTACTCCACCAGCTACGCCTCCTCATCAGATGTGGAAGCCCTTGGCACCTGTTGCATTATTAGGAAACCCGAAAAAGTCTGAAATGCTCAAACCAACTCTAACCAAGGCCATTCAAATAGAGCCCCGGCCTCTTCCAGCAGGCAAGATACCCAGCAGGCCTCAGACAACGGTTATTTCAGGACCCGCCCAGCCATTTTCTCTAGATCATGATTACTGCTTTGTCCCCAAGGTAGCGTCCCAGAATGAGCTTGGTAATCGTTGGAACATCAAACAACAGTCGGGCATTGTCATTAAATCTGTCGAGCTGCCGTTATCCAAGCAGGGATTCAAAGAGCATGAATCCAAATGTATTACAACCCCTGCTGCTGTTGAAAGCCTTACGAGAAATCTCAAACCTGCTCAGCCTCCACAGTGTAAGAGTCAGTCCAAAACAGAGCTCTTGGCCAGCACCATCACGGTTACTCCAGATGCTTCTCCGAACGCTTCTCCAGACAGGATGGATTCTGAGTGCTCTTTGCAGGATGAGGAAGGCAGCAGACACCATAGGTTGAAAGAATACACCAAACGTTCTCCCAGTCCATACCACAACAAGAGAGGGCGTTCCAGAAGAACGTATCGAAAACGGCTACATAGCAGTTCTGGATCTAGGTCTAGCAGCTCTGAATCCTCCAGGTCATGCTCACACTCACCTGCCAAGAAAAG GTGTAGGCCTGGACGTTCTGGTGGCAGTTCAAGGTCACCTTCAAGATATCGTGCACGCTCCCGCTCTTTCTCGCGATCACCTTCTCCATGCCGGCGCAGATATTCCTATTCCAGTTCCTGCTCTGGGTCCTGGAGCCAAAGCCGATCCAGATCTAGATCTCGCTCTCGGTCTTATTCCCGTTCCCGCTCTCGCTCTCCTGCTAACAGACATAGTCACTGGAACACTCGTTTGAG CCCTAGAGAGGTGGACCATCACTATGATTCGAGAGAAAATAATGAGCAAATGAATTGGCGCAAAGAGAAAGCCATT GAGGAAAGGAGAGTAGTTTATGTTGGACGCATTCATGGGGGTATGACCCGTAAAGAGCTAAGGGAGCGCTTCTCATACTTTGGAGAGATAGAGGACTGCACTGTGCactttagagagaaagg AGACAACTATGGTTTTGTCACATACTACAACACCAAGGATGCATTTAATGCGATTGAGAATGGAAGCAAGATACGACAGTCAAATGAGCTTCCATTTGATCTGTGCTTCGGAGGCAGGAGACAGTTTTGCAAAACTGGCTATGCTGATCTGG ATTCAAATCAGGATTTTGAACCAGCACCGGCAAAGCGCAAGTTTGATGCACTAGACTTTGACACTTTACTTAAGCAGGCTCAGAGGAATTTAAAAAGGTAA